GCTCACCGTGGATCATGTGTTGCCGAAGAATCGCGGCGGCGAAGATTCGTGGGAAAATCTCGTGTGCGCGTGCGTGTATTGCAATAATCGCAAGGGCAATCGCACGCCGGAAGAGGCTCGCATGCCGCTGCACCGCAAACCGCAGAGGCCCAATCAGCTCTACTTTATCCAGCATTTTATCGGCATTGGCGATGAGCGTTGGAAGCCCTACCTCTTCATGAATTAGGGCTTTTTCTTTGCCAGCTCCAAAATGGTTTAGTGTTGCACGCTGAAGCAAACGATGGTTGAAATGTAGTGCAGGCGCCCTCGGCTTGGTTGCTGGGTTTTCGTCAAGTGCGAGGCGCTTTTTATTTTGGGGTAAAATGAACGAGTACTCATGCGAGCACAATACTTTCATGATACGGATACATTGTATATCGTTTTCAGCGATAATGAAGCCGTCGAGACGAAAGATTTCGATGAGAACACGATTATCGACTTGGATAAGGACGGCCATTTGGTGAGTATGACGCTCGAACATGCCAAAGAACGCACTGGCATTTCCAATTTTACTTATCAACAAGTTGCCGTGCCCAAAGCAGCTTAAAACCAGCACAACAGAAACTGTCGAATAAACTTTTACTAGATGACGAAGAAACGCATCCTCAGCGGCATGCGCCCGACCGGCAAGTTGCATATCGGCCATTACGTCGGCGCGCTCGAGAATTGGGTTGAGTTACAAAAAACCTATCAAAACTTCCACCTGATTGCCGATTATCATTCGCTCACCACCAGCCTGGATACCTCGCAGCTTTACAACAATACCCTCGACATGATGATCGATTGGCTGGCTGCCGGCATTGATCCCGCGCACAGCCCGATTTTTCGCCAATCGCAAATCAAGGAGCATGCCGAGTTGTATTTGATTTTTGGCATGTTGATCACCAAGGAACGCCTGGAGCGCAATCCCGCGGTGAAGGAGCAAGCGCGTGATTTGAATCTCGAGACATTGGTTTATGGCCATCTCGGCTATCCCGTGTTACAGGCCGCGGACATTTTACTGTACAAGGGCGACGCCGTGCCGGTGGGTGAAGATCAGGCGCCGCATGTGGAAATCACACGCGAGATCGCGCGCAAGTTCAACAGCCAATACGGCCCGGTTTTTCCCGAGCCGGAATTGAAACTCACTAAGTTTGCGCGCTTGCCCGGCCTCGATGGCCAGGCGAAGATGAGCAAGTCGCTGGGTAATACCATTGCGCTGTCGGATTCTCCCGAGCAGATTCAAGCGCAGATGCGCAAGGCGGTGACGGATCCGCAGAAGATTCGCCGCGGCGATCCGGGCCGGCCGGATATTTGTTTGGTCTTCACCTACCACAACAAATTCAATCCCGCGGAAGTCGGCGAGATTCGCGCGGGGTGCGAAAGCGGCCAGCTTGGCTGCGTGGAGTGCAAGAATCGCTGCGCCGCGCGCATTGCCGAATTCCTTGCGCCCATGCGGGAAAAGCGGAATTATTATGAAAATCATCTCGGCGAGGTGAAGGACATTCTTGCCGACGGCGAGAAACGCGCGCAGCACGAAGCGCAAAAAACCATGACAGAAGTGCGCCGTGCGATGCAGTTGGGTGAATTGATCGTTGCGCCTTCAGGCGCTCAAAATTGATGTCAGCCCAGCCCCGGAAGGGGCCACTACGAAACATATGGCATATCGCGTTAAACTGAACACCTTTGAAGGGCCGCTGGATTTGCTGCTCTTCCTCATTCGCAAAGAAGAAGTCGATATCTACGATATTCCCATTGCCGACATCACGCGGCAGTTTTTGGAATATGTTGAAATCTTGCAAATGCTCGATCTCGAAAGCGCCGGCGACTTCATTCTTATGGCCGCAACGCTGATTCGCATCAAAGCGCAATTGCTGCTGCCCAAGAATCCGGAAGAGGGCGAAGAGGAAGAAGAAGACCCGCGCGATGAATTGGTGCGGCGGTTGCTCGAGTATCAGCAATTCAAAGATCTGGCTTCGCGCATGGTCGAATTGGAGGTGCGGGAGCGAGATTTTTATTCCCGCAATTATTTTGATTATGAATTCGTCAAAGATCAATCCGATTTCTTGGAGCATGCCGTTGAAGTTTCCTTGTTCGATTTGATCACGGCCTTCAAAAACGTGCTGCTGCGCGTGCCGCGCGAAACGCCGCACACTGTCGAACAGCTTCCGGTCACCATCGATGATCAAATTGATTACGTTTTGCAAGAATTGGCCGTGCATCAACAATTGTTGTTTATGAGCTTGCTCGAACGCATGCCGAGCAAGATTTATATGATCGTCACTTTCATTGCCCTGCTCGAAATGATGCGCCGGGGCCTGGTGGTGGCGACGCAATCGACACCCTTCGGTGAAATTTGGCTCAAAAGGATTTGATGAACCTCTCAGAACTCAAACCCATTGTCGAAGCGCTGGTGTTCGCTTCGGATGCGCCGGTGACGCTCGAGCGCATTCAGGAGACGCTCGAAGACACGGACGCCGCCGTCATCGAACAGGTTGTGGAGGAGTTGAATCGCGAGTATGCCGAATCCGGGCGCTCGTTTTTTATTCGCAAAGTCGGCGGCGGTTATCATATTTCCACCAAGCCGGAATTCCATAGCTGGATCAAAAAACTATTCTTCGGCCGGCAAAAATACCGCCTCACGCAGGCGAGTATGGAAACGCTGGCGATCATTGCCTTTAAACAACCGATCAGCCGTGTCGACATCGCGCAGATTCGCGGCGTGAATTCCGACGCCGTGGTCGGCACGCTGATGGAACGCAAACTCGTCACCATCGCCGGCCGTTCAGAAGGCGTGGGGCGGCCGTTGCTGTACGGCACAACCCCGGAGTTTCTGAAATACTTCGGCATCAATGATCTTTCGGAATTGCCCAAGCCGCGCGAAATCGAGGAGCTTTTCAGCAAAGAAGGCCTGCCGGACGAAGTCGCGCAACTGCTCGCGGAAAGCGACAAGCAATTGAGCTTGCCCATCAATTTTGAAGGCGAAGCGGCAAAAGAAGGAGACGTCACCGAAGTCTCGATTGCTGAAATCGCCGCCAGCACCGGCGCTGCGCTGGCCGCACCGCAGTTGTTGCAGCGTGCTCCGGTTGACGGCCAATCAGCCCAAGCCCTTAACACTGAAGATGAAGACGTAACGCCGCAGCAAGCATCTGCGGTAACGAGCTTGGAAGACGAAGCAAGTGCAGCGCCGGAGCAAGTTTCAGCGAATGCCGCCGCAGCGGTTGAGGAATCCTCGAAACCGCCGGCAAAAGATCTTATTGATGCCTTGCCCGATACCTTGCCCGGCACCACGGAATCCGAAGAGGGGATTGGTTTTTATGGCCTCTTTGCAGATACCCCGGAAGTCTCTGAAAAGTCGCAAGAGCGCGATCAACCCCCGCAGCAGCTTGAGTTCGACAGCAAAGACGATATGGAAGAGCTTGAAGCGCTCACGCGCTTGACTGAAGATGAGCCGGAGGCGTTGCTGCAACCACGGGCAGACGAAGAGAAGCCGAATTTTGCCATGGATACGATGGAGTTGGCGGCAATGGAATTCAATATTCGAGAACCGGAACTTCCCATTGCCGATCCCATTAATCAAGCGGCAGATTCGCTGCCCGAGCGTTTTCTTACCGAGGATCTGGGCACAACG
This is a stretch of genomic DNA from Cytophagia bacterium CHB2. It encodes these proteins:
- a CDS encoding DUF2283 domain-containing protein, encoding MRAQYFHDTDTLYIVFSDNEAVETKDFDENTIIDLDKDGHLVSMTLEHAKERTGISNFTYQQVAVPKAA
- the trpS gene encoding tryptophan--tRNA ligase, which encodes MTKKRILSGMRPTGKLHIGHYVGALENWVELQKTYQNFHLIADYHSLTTSLDTSQLYNNTLDMMIDWLAAGIDPAHSPIFRQSQIKEHAELYLIFGMLITKERLERNPAVKEQARDLNLETLVYGHLGYPVLQAADILLYKGDAVPVGEDQAPHVEITREIARKFNSQYGPVFPEPELKLTKFARLPGLDGQAKMSKSLGNTIALSDSPEQIQAQMRKAVTDPQKIRRGDPGRPDICLVFTYHNKFNPAEVGEIRAGCESGQLGCVECKNRCAARIAEFLAPMREKRNYYENHLGEVKDILADGEKRAQHEAQKTMTEVRRAMQLGELIVAPSGAQN
- the scpB gene encoding SMC-Scp complex subunit ScpB; the encoded protein is MNLSELKPIVEALVFASDAPVTLERIQETLEDTDAAVIEQVVEELNREYAESGRSFFIRKVGGGYHISTKPEFHSWIKKLFFGRQKYRLTQASMETLAIIAFKQPISRVDIAQIRGVNSDAVVGTLMERKLVTIAGRSEGVGRPLLYGTTPEFLKYFGINDLSELPKPREIEELFSKEGLPDEVAQLLAESDKQLSLPINFEGEAAKEGDVTEVSIAEIAASTGAALAAPQLLQRAPVDGQSAQALNTEDEDVTPQQASAVTSLEDEASAAPEQVSANAAAAVEESSKPPAKDLIDALPDTLPGTTESEEGIGFYGLFADTPEVSEKSQERDQPPQQLEFDSKDDMEELEALTRLTEDEPEALLQPRADEEKPNFAMDTMELAAMEFNIREPELPIADPINQAADSLPERFLTEDLGTTREFALLDGRLSEEEQAQIETPIQELPANLETTNEILLATLVSLNEEKENNPVNESGSFDFNEFLSSPAEELEPEPPALEIDGWVAEETFNGESQAAQTEARKPEEGSLDSAEEDSAASSESELARVFAERDHLAAETTSPQELPPARETEIEAPEFENFVPEAEADDRTAVNTTTLPAGALEQQDDENEEENSQRTPGFVPVAAMSLLDTPERPESQTPAESSFGSQDKEILRADAQDGSVPARIENEQRPESSASMREAEPLRDEDMNAAREEHAPESTAEPPFFVPAPAQIGASETMISSPEVEAASGIIRLWRRAMNWVKSALQKLSRRA
- a CDS encoding segregation/condensation protein A, with product MAYRVKLNTFEGPLDLLLFLIRKEEVDIYDIPIADITRQFLEYVEILQMLDLESAGDFILMAATLIRIKAQLLLPKNPEEGEEEEEDPRDELVRRLLEYQQFKDLASRMVELEVRERDFYSRNYFDYEFVKDQSDFLEHAVEVSLFDLITAFKNVLLRVPRETPHTVEQLPVTIDDQIDYVLQELAVHQQLLFMSLLERMPSKIYMIVTFIALLEMMRRGLVVATQSTPFGEIWLKRI